The following nucleotide sequence is from Fibrobacter succinogenes.
GAACAAATCATGATGGCTACGGGTACGGACGAAAACCTCCCGATTATCACCGAATTCTGCCAGAAGTTGAACGTTGCTGCAGATAAGGTTGTGGAACCGTATTCCGATTCTAACGGCTTTGTTGTGGGCGATGGCTCTGTTTCCATCATCATCGAAAACGAAGACTATGCCAAGGCTCGCGATGCCAAGGTTTACTGCTACGCACTCGGTTACGGTAACGGCCGCAAGAACGTGAAGTTTGGTCACATCTCCGGTTCCGACGAAGCTCTTGACCTTGCAATCAAGGATGCTCTCAACGATGCGGGTATCGGCATTGACGAAATTGATGCTGTTTGCGGTTTTGCTAACGGCCTCAAGAAACTCGACGATATCGAAAAGGCCGCATACGCTCGTGTGTTTGGCGACAAACTCGCAAATCTCCCGCTCTTCCAGGTGAAGGAACGCGTGGGTGAAGGCCGTGCCGCTTCTGCCGCACTTGCCGCAGCTGATGCAGCTCTTATGCTCGGCGGCGAACTTGCCGAAGAAAACGCCTACTTTGTTGCAAATGACGGTAGCGTTTCCAAGAAGAAAGTCGCAACGGCCGGCTTTAAGAAAATTTTAGTGACTTCCTTTGCGACGGGCGGTTCTTATAGCGCCGTCGTTCTCGGAAAATAATTTTTTGAAGGAGAATTTATAATGAAAGTTGCAATCGTTACTGGTTCTTCTAAGGGGATTGGTAAGGCATGCGCCTTGCGCCTTGCTCGTGACGGCTACACGGTCGTCGTAAACTATTCTAGCTCTGATGCTGCTGCTCAGCAGACTTTGGACCAAATCAAGTCCGAAGGTGGCGACGGCATGATTTACAAGGCTAACGTTGCCGTGCTTGCTGAAGTCAAGCAGATGGTTCGTGACGTTTTCAAGGCTTATGGCCGTATCGACGTTCTCGTGAACAATGCCGGTATTGTCCGCGACGAATACCTCCTCATGATGAACCCGGACACGCTCGACAAGTGCTTTGACTTGAACGTGAAGGGCTATTTCTACTGTGCTCAGCAGGTGGCCGTCAAGATGTACAAGCAGAAGTCTGGTGTTATCATCAACATGTCTTCTGTTTCCTCTAAGTTTGCTCTCGCCGGTCAGGCTGTTTACAGCGCCACGAAGGGCGCCGTGAACTCCTTTACGCAGACGCTTGCCAAGGAACTTGGCGGTTATGGCATCCGCGTGAACGCTGTTGCTCCTGGCTTTGTTGCAACAGAAATGATCGAAGCCATTCCGGAAGAAACCCGCAAGGGCTACCTCGAAAAGGTGCCGCTCAAGCGCTTTGCTTCTGCTGACGAAGTTGCAAATGTGGTTTCTGCACTTGCATCTGACCAGTTTGCCTATGTAACGGGCCAGGTGATTGTTTTGGATGGAGGTCTTTCTCTGTGATGAACATTTTCCAGATCAGCGAAAAGATTGCCCAGCGTCCGCCGTTCCAGATGATTGAAAAGGTGACGGAACTTGTTCCGAACGAATCTGCGACGGGCATCAAGAACGTTTCCGTGAACGAACCGTATTTCATGGGACACTTCCCGGGCACCCCGATTATGCCGGGTGTCCTCATTTGCGAAGCCTGCGCTCAGCTTTGCTCGCTCGTGATTGAAAAACCTGCTGGCGATCTCGAAAAGAACTTGTACGTTCTCTTGAAAATTGACGGTTTCAAGTTCGTGAAGCCTGTGATTCCGGGCGACCAGCTCGAAATCACGGTCAACAAGACGAAGGGCGGTGGAGTCATCGTCGGCTTTGACTGCGTGGTCAAGGTGAACGGTAACATCCATGCTAAGGGCTCGCTGACCTTTACTAGCATCCCCAAAGAATCTCTGGGCAAATAGCGTTTGTCATGCCGGACACCGATCCGGCATCTCCTTATTAAGTATTGCGTAGTTGATGATTGAGAAAGCGAAAAATATAATTGCTGGTTTGTTCTGGAAGTTGGTGCTTCTCGCTGTTGTTTACGGCGTGCGCACTTACTTGTTGATTTTCTATCGCCCAAAGATGAAGTTCCTTGGGTCGGTCAAGTCGACGGACTTGAAGCAGCCGATGATAATCATTGCAAACCATTCGAGCATGATTGACCCGTTGATGCTGCAGTCCTTGTTTTTCCACAAGCGTAGCATTGTTGTGGCGAAAGATCAGGTGGAAGACCCGCATTTTCATTGGGCTCTTTCACGCTTCAAGAACGTGATCCCTTGCGACCGTTTTAACCTCGATACCGAATGGGCGCTCCTTGCAAAGAAGGAACTTCAAAAGGGCAATTCCGTTATTATTTTCCCGGAAGGCAAGTGCCGTTACGATGGACTCATGAACGAATTCAAGACGGGCTTTGCATTCCTCGCTCGTAGTACGGGTGTTCCGGTTCTTTCTGTGGGCATTGATGGAATTTACAAGATTGGACACCGCACGCAGATTGTGGTGGACGAGCCCGAAACGATTGAACGCGTGAAGGGAATCCCTTCTTCCAAGCATCTTGCTGAATGCAGTGAATATTTCCGCCAGAAAGTCTGGAACTTGAAGCAGATTGCTCTTGGTCAGCAAGGGGCAATTCTCCCTGTCGCTGCAGAAACTCCGGCCGAAATTACCGAGGAGAGCTAATAGTGAAAATTGGCTTGGCTCTAGAGGGTGGGTCGCGTCAGACCATTTTTTCGGCGGGCGTTTTGGATGCCTGGCTGGATGAAGGTATTTATTTCCCGTATATATCGGGGGTAAGTGCCGGTTGCCATGCCGCGATGAACTTTGTCACGCGCCAACGTGGGCGTTTTCGTTATATTATCCAGCCGACGAGAATCCAGCAAGGGTCAGATCATGCCAACCGCATTCTCGACGGAATTCAGAAGGAATGCAACGCTCTCCATTACAATGCGGCGTATGGTAATATGCCGTTTGATTTCCACTTGTTCTTCGGTTCTGGTGTGGAATGCGAATTTGGCCTCACGTGTTGCGAAACAGGTCGTTCGGAATTTTTCCAGGAATACATGAGCGAAAAGCGCCTGCTCGATATTGTCAATGCCAGCAGTGCCCTTCCAATGCTTTTCCCGATTGCG
It contains:
- a CDS encoding SDR family NAD(P)-dependent oxidoreductase encodes the protein MKVAIVTGSSKGIGKACALRLARDGYTVVVNYSSSDAAAQQTLDQIKSEGGDGMIYKANVAVLAEVKQMVRDVFKAYGRIDVLVNNAGIVRDEYLLMMNPDTLDKCFDLNVKGYFYCAQQVAVKMYKQKSGVIINMSSVSSKFALAGQAVYSATKGAVNSFTQTLAKELGGYGIRVNAVAPGFVATEMIEAIPEETRKGYLEKVPLKRFASADEVANVVSALASDQFAYVTGQVIVLDGGLSL
- the fabZ gene encoding 3-hydroxyacyl-ACP dehydratase FabZ, which gives rise to MNIFQISEKIAQRPPFQMIEKVTELVPNESATGIKNVSVNEPYFMGHFPGTPIMPGVLICEACAQLCSLVIEKPAGDLEKNLYVLLKIDGFKFVKPVIPGDQLEITVNKTKGGGVIVGFDCVVKVNGNIHAKGSLTFTSIPKESLGK
- a CDS encoding lysophospholipid acyltransferase family protein, with product MIEKAKNIIAGLFWKLVLLAVVYGVRTYLLIFYRPKMKFLGSVKSTDLKQPMIIIANHSSMIDPLMLQSLFFHKRSIVVAKDQVEDPHFHWALSRFKNVIPCDRFNLDTEWALLAKKELQKGNSVIIFPEGKCRYDGLMNEFKTGFAFLARSTGVPVLSVGIDGIYKIGHRTQIVVDEPETIERVKGIPSSKHLAECSEYFRQKVWNLKQIALGQQGAILPVAAETPAEITEES
- a CDS encoding patatin family protein, with amino-acid sequence MKIGLALEGGSRQTIFSAGVLDAWLDEGIYFPYISGVSAGCHAAMNFVTRQRGRFRYIIQPTRIQQGSDHANRILDGIQKECNALHYNAAYGNMPFDFHLFFGSGVECEFGLTCCETGRSEFFQEYMSEKRLLDIVNASSALPMLFPIAQIDGKHYVDGCVTSPIPFQRAFEKGCDKVVVVSTHYPGEIVTDFRKYRMILNPMFKRKYPDLFRALMLRYKRYEKMFAEMEKLEKSGEVLIFRPEREVCDLFATDRTLLDDSYNMGYEYAKRRMGDLKTFMEI